Proteins encoded in a region of the Streptomyces violaceoruber genome:
- a CDS encoding endonuclease VII domain-containing protein, whose product MAIEEVGRRCSRCKDHKPRAAFARNKAMRDGLQAYCRECAAAYHQERQVAKGCNVRPRVEVPEGHKLCRTCGEIKPHSEWTRNRTASDGLATLCKTCKAAKGRVGHLKRHYGLTEAERDAMVASQMGLCVICLKAPAVHVDHCHKTGKVRGVLCFNCNSAIGKLGDDPDAVRRAAAYLEGTSWKPTLVAPGVYQLPS is encoded by the coding sequence TTGGCGATCGAAGAAGTTGGTAGGCGTTGCTCGCGGTGTAAGGACCACAAGCCGCGGGCAGCGTTTGCACGAAACAAGGCGATGCGTGACGGGCTGCAGGCCTACTGCCGAGAGTGTGCTGCGGCCTACCACCAAGAACGCCAGGTGGCCAAGGGGTGCAACGTCCGACCCCGAGTGGAGGTGCCCGAGGGGCACAAGCTCTGCCGGACGTGCGGGGAGATCAAACCCCACAGCGAGTGGACCCGGAATCGTACGGCTTCGGACGGTCTGGCGACGCTCTGCAAGACCTGCAAAGCGGCGAAGGGCCGAGTAGGGCACTTGAAGCGTCACTACGGCCTCACCGAGGCCGAGCGGGACGCGATGGTCGCCTCTCAGATGGGCCTCTGCGTGATTTGTTTGAAGGCTCCGGCCGTACACGTGGATCACTGTCACAAGACGGGTAAGGTCCGTGGCGTACTGTGCTTCAACTGCAATTCGGCCATCGGCAAGTTGGGAGACGATCCCGACGCTGTTCGTCGGGCTGCCGCCTACCTGGAGGGAACCTCGTGGAAGCCAACACTCGTAGCACCGGGCGTCTACCAGCTGCCTTCCTGA
- the prcB gene encoding proteasome subunit beta, with translation MEANTRSTGRLPAAFLTPGSSSFMDFLGEHQPEMLPGNRQLPPVQGVIEAPHGTTIVAVTFPGGVVLAGDRRATMGNMIAQRDIEKVFPADEYSAVGIAGTAGLAVEMVKLFQLELEHFEKVEGAQLSLEGKANRLSTMIRSNLGMAMQGLAVVPLFAGYDVDRGRGRIFSYDVTGGRSEERHFATTGSGSVFARGAMKKLFRDDLTEEQATTLVVQALYDAADDDSATGGPDVARRIYPIITVITEDGFRRLGEDEAAELAGSVLQARLEQPDGPRAALL, from the coding sequence GTGGAAGCCAACACTCGTAGCACCGGGCGTCTACCAGCTGCCTTCCTGACGCCCGGGTCCTCATCCTTCATGGACTTCCTCGGTGAGCACCAGCCGGAGATGCTCCCGGGCAACCGGCAGCTCCCGCCGGTGCAGGGCGTCATCGAGGCACCGCACGGCACCACCATCGTGGCCGTCACGTTCCCCGGGGGCGTCGTCCTCGCCGGTGACCGGCGGGCCACCATGGGTAACATGATCGCCCAGCGGGACATCGAGAAGGTCTTCCCGGCCGACGAGTACTCGGCGGTGGGCATCGCCGGCACGGCGGGTCTGGCCGTGGAGATGGTGAAGCTGTTCCAGCTGGAGCTGGAGCACTTCGAGAAGGTCGAGGGCGCGCAGCTGTCCCTGGAGGGCAAGGCGAACCGTCTGTCGACGATGATCCGGTCCAACCTGGGCATGGCGATGCAGGGGCTGGCCGTGGTGCCGCTGTTCGCCGGGTACGACGTGGACCGGGGCAGGGGTCGCATCTTCTCGTACGACGTGACGGGCGGCCGCTCCGAGGAGCGGCACTTCGCGACCACGGGTTCGGGCTCGGTCTTCGCGCGGGGTGCGATGAAGAAGCTGTTCCGTGACGACCTGACCGAGGAGCAGGCGACGACGCTCGTGGTGCAGGCGCTGTACGACGCGGCTGACGACGACTCGGCGACCGGTGGTCCCGATGTCGCCCGCCGGATCTATCCGATCATCACTGTGATCACCGAGGACGGTTTCCGCCGGCTCGGTGAGGACGAGGCCGCGGAGCTGGCCGGCTCGGTGCTGCAGGCCCGGCTGGAGCAGCCCGACGGCCCACGGGCCGCGCTGCTGTAG
- the prcA gene encoding proteasome subunit alpha produces the protein MSTPFYVSPQQAMADRAEYARKGIARGRSLVVLQYADGIVFVGENPSRALHKFSEIYDRIGFAAAGKYNEYENLRIGGVRYADLRGYTYDRDDVTARGLANVYAQTLGTIFSSQAEKPYEVELVVAEVGDSPENDQIYRLPHDGSIVDEHGSVAVGGNAEQISGYLDQRHRDGMTLAEALKLAVQALSRDTNGTEREIPAERLEVAVLDRTRPQQRKFKRIVGGQLSRLLESGAAAGAASADGEAEAETDSGSDEE, from the coding sequence GTGTCGACGCCGTTCTATGTATCTCCTCAGCAGGCGATGGCGGACCGGGCGGAGTACGCCCGCAAGGGCATCGCGCGTGGTCGCAGCCTGGTGGTGCTGCAATACGCCGACGGCATCGTGTTCGTCGGTGAGAATCCGTCCCGTGCGCTGCACAAGTTCAGCGAGATCTACGACCGGATCGGCTTCGCGGCCGCCGGTAAGTACAACGAGTACGAGAACCTGCGGATCGGTGGCGTGCGCTATGCCGATCTGCGGGGTTACACCTACGACCGTGACGACGTGACGGCGCGCGGCCTGGCCAATGTGTACGCCCAGACGCTGGGCACGATCTTCTCCAGCCAGGCCGAGAAGCCGTACGAGGTGGAGCTGGTCGTCGCGGAGGTCGGTGACAGCCCGGAGAACGACCAGATCTACCGGCTGCCGCACGACGGTTCGATCGTGGACGAGCACGGTTCGGTGGCGGTCGGGGGCAACGCGGAGCAGATCAGCGGGTATCTGGACCAGCGGCACCGGGACGGCATGACGCTGGCCGAGGCGCTGAAGCTGGCGGTGCAGGCGCTGTCCCGCGACACCAACGGGACCGAACGGGAGATCCCGGCGGAGCGGCTGGAGGTCGCGGTGCTGGACCGGACGCGTCCGCAGCAGCGCAAGTTCAAGCGCATCGTGGGCGGGCAGCTGTCGCGGCTGCTGGAGTCGGGTGCGGCGGCGGGTGCGGCGTCGGCGGACGGTGAGGCCGAGGCCGAGACCGACTCCGGGTCGGACGAGGAGTAG
- a CDS encoding LacI family DNA-binding transcriptional regulator, with the protein MARGSTRPTSRDVAQAAGVSQAAVSLVLGDKWRGRVSEPTAQRVRDAALELGYRPNLAARNLRLGRTRTVLLVVPALTTEFFAEVYTGAARVAAEHGFGVVLYPSPEGVGPARDPFASAQAALDGVIASSMAADALSAIRGDQLPLVMLDSDPEGSLGAATVNLDIADGIRQVTEHLLSLGHRGFLHLAADIPSWTFEVRARELASRLADAPGTELRTIRAPISIEGALRATEAALAAPGPRPTALVCDDDKLAAGAYKAIRRAGLRVPDDLSVTGLDDLGLATAIDPELTTVRLDAEAFGERGMRALLAVLEGRPPEKGDLPVSLVVRGSTAPPR; encoded by the coding sequence GTGGCACGAGGCAGCACCCGCCCCACGAGCCGGGACGTCGCCCAGGCCGCCGGCGTCTCCCAGGCAGCCGTCTCGCTCGTCCTCGGCGACAAGTGGCGCGGCCGCGTCTCCGAACCGACCGCCCAGCGGGTCCGCGACGCCGCACTGGAACTCGGCTACCGCCCCAACCTCGCCGCACGCAACCTGCGCCTCGGCCGCACCCGCACCGTCCTGCTGGTCGTCCCCGCACTCACCACGGAGTTCTTCGCGGAGGTGTACACCGGCGCGGCCCGGGTCGCCGCGGAACACGGCTTCGGAGTGGTCCTGTATCCCTCACCCGAGGGCGTGGGCCCCGCCCGGGACCCCTTTGCCTCCGCCCAGGCCGCACTGGACGGCGTCATCGCCTCTTCCATGGCCGCCGACGCCCTCTCCGCCATCCGGGGCGACCAACTCCCCCTCGTCATGCTCGACAGCGACCCGGAGGGCAGCCTGGGCGCCGCCACCGTCAACCTCGACATCGCCGACGGCATCCGCCAGGTCACCGAGCACCTGCTGTCCCTGGGCCACCGCGGCTTCCTCCACCTCGCGGCCGACATCCCCTCCTGGACCTTCGAGGTACGCGCCCGCGAACTGGCCTCGCGGCTCGCCGACGCCCCTGGCACCGAGCTGCGCACCATCCGGGCCCCCATCTCGATCGAGGGCGCCCTGCGGGCCACCGAGGCCGCCCTCGCCGCGCCCGGGCCCCGGCCCACGGCACTGGTCTGCGACGACGACAAACTGGCGGCCGGCGCCTACAAGGCCATCCGGCGCGCCGGACTCCGCGTCCCCGACGACCTGTCCGTCACCGGCCTGGACGACCTCGGCCTCGCCACCGCCATCGACCCCGAACTCACCACCGTCCGCCTCGACGCGGAGGCCTTCGGCGAACGGGGCATGCGCGCACTGCTCGCGGTACTGGAAGGCAGGCCCCCCGAGAAGGGGGACCTGCCGGTCAGCCTGGTCGTACGGGGGTCAACGGCCCCGCCGCGATGA
- a CDS encoding MFS transporter, protein MVAGYLDILRARHAVRLLVGTLVGRLPNATAAIAIVLFVRAEGGSYSLAGALAAVYGVANAVGQPVLGRLVDLHGQPRVQLPAAVLSALAMAVFAFAGTGTAAPAYLSVGVAGLFTPPLEGGLRALWPSVLPKEDQVHTAYAMDAVAQEVMFTVGPLLVTVCVSLWSPMAALLVLNGVGVLGALSVVVSPPSRAWRSAPREAHWLGALRSGGLLALLGAFLFIGMALGSITVASVPYADEHGGDAVYGWLMAALGLGALVGGAVYGARQWAGEPARRLRLLVALLAVCYLPLMLMPGAVAMVLLTVLAGVFLAPCIACAFVLVDLHAPRGTVTEAFSWLVTTFTVGASVGTGLAGPVVEHGGALWGFAVPGAAGFVSLLVLACTGRVLAAPAREAVVAASSENDPNRAVEPRFSSGHQA, encoded by the coding sequence GTGGTCGCCGGGTATCTGGACATCCTCCGGGCGAGGCATGCCGTGCGGCTGCTCGTCGGCACGCTGGTCGGGCGGTTGCCCAACGCCACAGCGGCGATCGCGATCGTGCTGTTCGTGCGGGCCGAGGGGGGTTCCTACAGCCTCGCCGGGGCGCTGGCGGCGGTGTACGGCGTCGCGAACGCCGTGGGCCAGCCGGTGCTGGGGCGGCTGGTCGACCTGCACGGGCAGCCGCGGGTGCAGTTGCCGGCCGCGGTGCTGTCGGCACTGGCGATGGCCGTGTTCGCCTTCGCGGGCACCGGAACGGCCGCGCCGGCGTACCTGTCCGTGGGGGTCGCGGGGCTGTTCACGCCGCCGCTGGAGGGCGGGTTGCGGGCGCTGTGGCCGAGCGTGCTCCCCAAGGAGGACCAGGTGCACACGGCGTACGCGATGGACGCCGTGGCGCAGGAGGTCATGTTCACCGTCGGGCCGCTGCTGGTGACGGTGTGCGTGTCGCTGTGGTCGCCGATGGCGGCGCTGCTCGTGCTGAACGGGGTCGGTGTGCTGGGTGCGCTGTCGGTGGTCGTGTCGCCGCCCTCGCGCGCGTGGCGGTCGGCGCCCCGGGAGGCGCACTGGCTGGGTGCGCTGCGTTCGGGCGGGCTGCTGGCGCTGCTGGGGGCGTTCCTGTTCATCGGGATGGCGCTCGGGTCGATCACGGTCGCCTCGGTGCCGTACGCCGACGAGCACGGGGGCGACGCCGTGTACGGGTGGCTGATGGCCGCGCTGGGGCTCGGTGCGCTGGTGGGGGGAGCGGTCTACGGGGCGCGGCAGTGGGCGGGTGAGCCGGCGCGGCGGCTGCGGCTGCTGGTGGCTCTGCTGGCGGTCTGCTATCTGCCGCTGATGCTGATGCCGGGCGCGGTGGCCATGGTGCTGCTGACGGTGCTCGCGGGTGTGTTCCTCGCGCCGTGCATCGCCTGTGCGTTCGTGCTCGTCGACCTGCACGCGCCGCGCGGCACGGTGACGGAGGCGTTCTCGTGGCTCGTGACGACGTTCACCGTGGGGGCCTCGGTGGGGACGGGCCTGGCGGGCCCCGTCGTGGAGCACGGTGGGGCACTGTGGGGCTTCGCGGTGCCGGGGGCGGCGGGTTTCGTCTCGCTGCTCGTACTGGCGTGCACCGGGCGGGTCCTCGCAGCTCCCGCGCGGGAGGCGGTGGTTGCGGCTTCATCGGAAAATGATCCAAACCGTGCCGTCGAACCCCGTTTCAGTTCGGGTCATCAGGCGTAA
- the pafA gene encoding Pup--protein ligase, translated as MDRRIFGLENEYGVTCTFRGQRRLSPDEVARYLFRRVVSWGRSSNVFLRNGARLYLDVGSHPEYATPECDNVTELVTHDKAGERILEGLLVDAERRLHEEGIAGDVYLFKNNTDSAGNSYGCHENYLVARHGEFSRLADILIPFLVTRQLLCGAGKVLQTPRGAVYCVSQRAEHIWEGVSSATTRSRPIINTRDEPHADAERYRRLHVIVGDSNMSETTMLLKVGATDLVLRMIEAGTVMRDLTLENPIRAIREVSHDITGRRKVRLASGREASALEVQREYYEKAVDFCERRGIRTGTVERVLELWGRTLDAIEAEDLDRIGTEIDWVMKYKLLERYRAKHNMTMSHPRVAQIDLAYHDIHRRRGLYYLLEKKGQAARVANDLKIFEGKSVPPQTTRARLRGDFIRRAQEQRRDFTVDWVHLKLNDQAQRTVLCKDPFRSVDDRVEKLIAGM; from the coding sequence ATGGACCGCCGCATTTTCGGGCTGGAGAACGAGTACGGCGTCACGTGCACGTTCAGGGGACAGCGCCGCCTGTCGCCTGACGAGGTGGCGCGGTACCTCTTCCGCCGTGTCGTGTCATGGGGCCGAAGCAGCAACGTCTTTCTGCGCAATGGTGCCCGCCTGTATCTCGACGTGGGATCACATCCGGAATACGCGACACCCGAGTGTGACAACGTGACCGAACTCGTCACCCACGACAAGGCGGGCGAGCGCATTCTCGAAGGACTCCTGGTGGACGCCGAACGACGCCTGCACGAGGAGGGAATCGCGGGCGACGTCTACCTCTTCAAGAACAACACCGACTCCGCGGGCAACTCGTACGGTTGTCACGAGAATTACCTCGTGGCCCGGCACGGGGAGTTCTCGCGGCTCGCGGACATCCTCATTCCGTTCCTGGTGACGAGGCAGTTGCTGTGCGGTGCCGGCAAGGTGCTGCAGACGCCGCGCGGTGCGGTGTACTGCGTCAGCCAGCGGGCGGAGCACATCTGGGAGGGCGTCTCCTCGGCGACGACCCGGTCCCGGCCGATCATCAACACGCGCGACGAGCCGCACGCCGACGCGGAGCGCTACCGGCGTCTGCACGTCATCGTGGGCGACTCGAACATGTCCGAGACGACCATGCTGCTCAAGGTCGGCGCCACCGACCTGGTGCTGCGCATGATCGAGGCGGGCACGGTGATGCGGGACCTGACCCTGGAGAACCCGATCCGGGCGATCCGCGAGGTCAGCCACGACATCACCGGGCGCCGCAAGGTGCGTCTGGCCAGCGGCCGGGAGGCGTCGGCGCTGGAGGTGCAGCGGGAGTACTACGAGAAGGCCGTGGACTTCTGCGAGCGCCGCGGCATCCGCACGGGCACCGTGGAGCGGGTGCTGGAGCTGTGGGGCCGCACGCTGGACGCCATCGAGGCCGAGGACCTCGACCGCATCGGCACCGAGATCGACTGGGTCATGAAGTACAAGCTGCTGGAGCGGTACCGGGCCAAGCACAACATGACCATGTCGCACCCGCGGGTCGCGCAGATAGACCTCGCCTACCACGACATCCACCGACGTCGTGGTCTGTACTACCTGCTGGAGAAGAAGGGCCAGGCGGCCCGGGTCGCCAACGACTTGAAGATCTTCGAGGGCAAGTCCGTTCCGCCGCAGACCACTCGGGCCCGGCTGCGCGGCGACTTCATCCGGCGGGCCCAGGAGCAGCGCCGGGACTTCACCGTCGACTGGGTCCACCTCAAGCTCAACGACCAGGCGCAGCGCACCGTGTTGTGCAAGGACCCGTTCCGTTCGGTGGACGACCGGGTGGAGAAGCTGATCGCCGGGATGTGA